The Hymenobacter oligotrophus genome segment CAAGGCCGACAACGCGACCTATATATAACTGCCCAGCGGGGCAATGGTTGCGGTTGGTCGCTTGCCCAATTTACAACTGCTTATTCTTCTGGCTATGACATCGACGGCCGTTGCTACCGAGGCGTTGGTTTGCGAGTGCCGCATTACGCGGCCCCTGTTGCTGTACGCTAGCATTACCGGGCTGGCGTTGGCTTTTCTGCTAGGGTTGGTAGGGGTGATGCTGCTGAGCGGTGCCTTTAGCCAAACCGGCGAAACCGACCTAGGGCCCGGTTTGCTGGTGTTGCTCGTGGCCTTGCCGGGTTTGGTGCTGATGTGGCGGCTCTTGCTGCGCGCGCAGCCGCAATACCAGGCGACGTTAGCGGGCGGGGTGCTCGAGCTGGTGCCGTTGGGCCGCGCTGCCCGCCAGAACGCTTCAGCATATCGTATTGAGTTGAGTAACATCAGCGGCTACGTACGCACGTACCAAGCCAATGCCCTGTTTTTGCGCTTGCACCTCGCCGGCAAGCAAGTGCTGCGCCTCGTGGCCGAACCACGGCCCGTGCGGCTTCCTGCCGAGGCACCTTGGGTAGGCCTGGAGGCAGTTGCCGATCAGCTTATTGCGCAGCTGCACGCAGGGCAAGGTGCGGGGGCCAGTCTCGAGCGTCCGAATTTTTTTCAGGGAGTAGTGGGCCATGTGCTGGCCGGGTTCTGCGCCGTGGGTTTTCTGTTGGGCATCGGGCTGTTGCTAGCCCCGGGTGTAGACTGGACGCAGGGCTCGCGCTTGCTCGTGTTCAGCTCGATGTACCTAAGCGTGTACGCGGCCAACCGGCGCAAAACGGCCGCGCGGCCGTAGTTTCGCGTGGCAGATAACCAAGTATTTGATATGCAGGCAGCCAACCAAGTTTACCAGGTTACATTTCACAACTCCACGCTGTGGTGGGTAGCAACCATCGGCGGGGCGGTGTTGGGCATGGTAGTGGCCAATGCGGCGGGCATCGAGGTGAGCGGCTGGGCCCAAACGGCGCTGTTTGCGGCGGTAGTGGCGGCAGCCGTTTTCCTTGGCTTCAGGCTGGCCCGCAGCAAAGGCCGAATAGAGCTTACGCCCACCGAAATACGCCTGACCCGCGACTCGCAACCGGCCAAAGTTATCCAACGCGCCGACGTGGAGAGCTGCGCCGCCCGCATTTCCGACGACGGCTACGCCAAGCTGCTGCTGCGCCTGCGCAACGGGCAGCGCGCCAAAATTGTGCTGGCGCACAGCAGCGGCAACACCACTTTTGACGAGCTGGCCGAGGCCCTAGGTGCTGATATGTCGCGCGTGTAGCGGCAGCCGGCGGCAACAGGCCCGCCCACTTTGCGGGCGCCATCGTATAGCTTTGGCTGAATCTTTCGGGCCGCCGGCCTGTTAAGGAAGGCTGCCGGAGCCCAGCGCTGCCGGCTTGTATTTCTGACTACGGACTACTCAGTACCAAATACCTTTTGATTTACCCCCAAACTTTCGAGCAGAAAATCGGCTTTCAGCAAGTGCGCGAACTGCTGGCCGAGCTGTGCCTCAGCGCCCTAGGTCGGAACTACGTGCAGAAGATGCAGTTTCAGCCGCGGGCCGACGAGCTTACCAAGCTGCTGCTGCAAACCGACGAGTTTCGGCAACTGCTGCACAGCGGCGCCGATTTTCCCAGCCAATACTACCACGATGTAACCCCGCATTTGCTGCGGGCGCAGCTGCCGGGTGCGTTTT includes the following:
- a CDS encoding DUF3093 family protein, with protein sequence MADNQVFDMQAANQVYQVTFHNSTLWWVATIGGAVLGMVVANAAGIEVSGWAQTALFAAVVAAAVFLGFRLARSKGRIELTPTEIRLTRDSQPAKVIQRADVESCAARISDDGYAKLLLRLRNGQRAKIVLAHSSGNTTFDELAEALGADMSRV